TCCCACAGGGCGCGCTCCTCCATCTGCGCCTCGCGGGCCACCTTCTTCACCAGGGCCTGTTGCTCGGGAGTCAGCTTGTTCCAGGTGGTCTTGGACATCACCAGCGGCTCGGGAAGGATCAGGTGGCCGGTCAGGGTGTAGTACTTGGCGTTCTGGAAGTGGTTGTGCTCCAGCATGGTCGGCGGATTGTTCTCGGCCCCGTCGATCACTCCGGTCTGCAGGGCGCTGAAGATCTCGCCGGTGTCCATGGCGATGCCGTTGCCGCCCATGGCGTTCATCATGTCGATGAACAGCGGGTTGCCCATGACGCGGATCTTCTTGCCTTGCAGGTCCTGGATGCTGCGCACCGGCTCCTTGGTGTAGAGGTTGCGCGTACCGCCGTCCATCCAGGCCAGGGCCACCAGGTTGAATTCGGAGTGGGTGATCTTGTCGAGGATCTCCTGGCCGATCTCGCCGTCGATGACCTTGCGCATGTGGGCGTGGTCACGGAACACGAAGGGCATGTTGAAGACGTTCACGTCCGGCACCACCGGGCCGACGATGCCGAGGCTGACGCGGGCCATCTGGATGGCGCCGATCTGCGCCTGCTCGATCACTTCCTTCTCGGAGCCCAGCACGCCGCCGGCGAACATCTTGAAGGTGATCTCGCCCTTGCTGGCTTCCTCCAGCTTCCTG
This genomic window from Pseudomonas furukawaii contains:
- a CDS encoding TRAP transporter substrate-binding protein, which gives rise to MNLKRKLLVAALPFAFSLVGSAQALDIKFADVHPAGYPTVVAEQNMGRKLEEASKGEITFKMFAGGVLGSEKEVIEQAQIGAIQMARVSLGIVGPVVPDVNVFNMPFVFRDHAHMRKVIDGEIGQEILDKITHSEFNLVALAWMDGGTRNLYTKEPVRSIQDLQGKKIRVMGNPLFIDMMNAMGGNGIAMDTGEIFSALQTGVIDGAENNPPTMLEHNHFQNAKYYTLTGHLILPEPLVMSKTTWNKLTPEQQALVKKVAREAQMEERALWDAKSAASEEKLKAAGVEFITVDKKPFFDATAPVREKYGAQYADLIQRIADVQ